A window of Halopelagius inordinatus genomic DNA:
CTCGGCGAACGCGCCCGCCAGATAGACCAGACGATAGACGTCACGACGCAGGAGCGAACCCCCGTCGAACTGATAGACCCCATCGAAGCCGAGTTGGACGCTCTCGCCGAGAACCACCCCGGCGTCGTCGTCGACCGCTACCTCCCCGAGGAGGCGTGGGTGATGGCGACGACGGACGTGACGATGGCCCTCTCGAACGTCGTCGAGAACGCCGTCGAACACAACGACCGGGCGCTTCCCCGCGTCGGCGTCGCCGTCTCTCGGCCGCGGGCGGACGTCGTCGAGGTTCGCGTCGTGGACAACGGCCCGGGCATCCCGGAGTCAGAACTCGACGCCTTAGAATCCGGTCGGGAGACGCAACTTCGGCACGTCAGCGGACTCGGACTGTGGCTGGTCAAGTGGGTTCTCTCGGGGGCGGACGCGGACATCTCGTTCGAGAACCACGACCCCCGCGGAACCGCCGCAGTGATGCGGTTCGTCGCCGCGGACCCGCCGCAGAGCGAACCGGACCTGACGAACGCCGCCGGTTCCGTGCGAACCGAGAGCGCCACCACGGAACGCGGGTCGGCGAACGGGCGACCCGCGCCCGAAGACGCTGTCGCGGCCGAGGACGACGACTGAGTCAGGGGCGCACCAAAACGAGCGGAAGCCGACCGTCGTCGGGAACCGAGTCGGGGCCGAGCGTCGCCGCCAGTTGGTTCTCGTGGAGCGCTCTGAGAGCGTCGAAGTCCGTCTCCGACAGCGAGAGCGCGTCGCCGTACTCGCCCCAGATGGTCGCGTCGACGGCGAGATAGTAGGCCTCGGTTCGGCGTTCGAGGAGCGGGTTCTTCGGGAGCGCTCGCCGCCACTCGTAGACGATGTCATCGACGCCGGGGAGTTCTCGAACCATCTGTTGGTGACTCTGTGCGACGTCTCTGAGGCGCTCCGCATCGACGCTCGTCTGGTCGACGGTCCGTGAAACGACGTCCTCGTCGAAAGCGACCAACTGGTCTCGCCCGTCGTGCGACATCATAGCACGGCAAATGCGCTCCGGCGGCTTGAACGCAGGGGGTTCCGGACGGCGGGCGCGTCGCCCGCGTCACAACCACGCCTTTCACGCCCGCGGACGAACGCTCCCCATGGTCGGAGACGCGCGAACGGGGTTCGTCACGCAACTCGGAATGGACCGTCGGGAAGCCGTCTCGTTCGGGGGCGAGGCGGGCTTCGACTTCGTGGAACTGATGATGGACGGAGAGAGCCACAGAGACCGACTCCGCGGACGGGCCTCGGACCTGCGGGCGGCGGCCGACGACGCCGGTCTCTCGCTTCTCGTCCATCTCCCGTTCGGCGGCATCGACATCGGTAGCCCGCACGAACACGTCCGAGAGGGTGCGCGCAGGGAGATGGCCGCCGCCCTCGACGCCGCGGCGGAGTTCGGCGCGGAGAAGGCCGTCCTCCACGCGAGTACGGACGCGTGGGGGCCCGCGTGGGACGAGGCGACGCTTCACGGGCATCTGTTGGAGTCGGTCCGCGAACTCGACGACCGCGCCCGAGAGCGAGGCGTCGAACTCTGCGTCGAGAACATCCCCCGCGGCGCGTTCGACACGAACGACTTCCCGACGCTGTTCGATGAGACGGAGGCGTCGATGACGCTCGATACGGGCCACGCGCGCATGGACGGACGCGACGACGGGGGTATCGCGGCGCTCTGTCGCGACTACGGTCACCGCATCTCGCACGTCCACCTCAACGACACGCGCGTCGCGAGCGACGAACACCTCCCGTTCGGCGCGGGGACGATCGGTTTCGAGACGATGTTCGACGCTCTCGGCGACGAGTGGGCGGGGACGCTCTCGCTCGAAGTGTTCACCGACGACTACCGCTACCTGCGGACGAGCAAGGACCGACTCGACGAGTTACTGTGACCCGGCCGTCCGGTGACCTCCCGACTCGGGGGGTCACGTGGTTTCAACTACTCCGTATCCGTACGGAGTTTCATGACCGACGAACCCCGGACCGAACCGGACGGCGGGTCCCCGCGCGTCGTCGTCGCGGGCGAGACGCTCATCGACTTCCTCCCGGACCGAGAGGGACCGCTCTCGGGCGTCGAATCGTTCTCTCGCCGCGCGGGCGGCGCGCCCGCCAACGTCGCCGTCGCCCTCGCGCATCTCGACGAGACGCCGCGCTTTTGGACCCGAGTCGGCGACGACCCGTTCGGCGACTT
This region includes:
- a CDS encoding sugar phosphate isomerase/epimerase family protein translates to MVGDARTGFVTQLGMDRREAVSFGGEAGFDFVELMMDGESHRDRLRGRASDLRAAADDAGLSLLVHLPFGGIDIGSPHEHVREGARREMAAALDAAAEFGAEKAVLHASTDAWGPAWDEATLHGHLLESVRELDDRARERGVELCVENIPRGAFDTNDFPTLFDETEASMTLDTGHARMDGRDDGGIAALCRDYGHRISHVHLNDTRVASDEHLPFGAGTIGFETMFDALGDEWAGTLSLEVFTDDYRYLRTSKDRLDELL